One region of Oryzias latipes chromosome 6, ASM223467v1 genomic DNA includes:
- the LOC101158194 gene encoding mucosa-associated lymphoid tissue lymphoma translocation protein 1: MTGSRYSQIMTREIVIVRHPVSVCVPVNHKVTLRVRAEGTGILNYQWFSEDENAVPGGTESNLTITATKTQLFVCRVSDHFLNYVFSEWVKVKVLDISKSGLPVDWQGNPHIAINPKPQTIQRGSKLTLLCAAFGIPAPHYQWYQNGQPLLDKTSDTLQISHATSEHAGSYLCSVSNVLEERWTDAVDVNIVQPDQLPPAVLTATDKVALLIGNLNYSNHPVLMAPLMDVRELANLLQQLDFRVVSLLDLTMGEMRSAIDKFLQLLDRGVYGLFYYAGHGYEHAGRNYLVAVDAPQPYRPENCICVQRVMHKMQERQTALSVMLLDTCRKWYNQNCIPSAIMPLGPSGNTVYGYATCEDAEAFEVQDGGKSTGIFTKYLNKHILQSEKVTHVLEKVSEDLGKDPLVTGKQAVEIKHTLKEPRSLADQVRTTGHTRELHLRDVCWRQANELPRKKQLMFLCGVEVELCFSALFSNVLVAFATVKTTDSRVQDCTITLSSIPPIEDIFSKPGGSEEMDSLLFNKSYNPDCSLRLCSLQKLKESLVIKVDLHYTNQDSKLRHTETQRVNIGKPLVASCELYRGNHVASDKRQKATSARTVENISNSKAPTNQSLACHPFTRKAVCAPNPATPRSNEPEENDENELQNFYYPP, encoded by the exons ATGACGGGATCCCGCTATAGTCAAATCATGACAAGAG aaatCGTGATTGTGCGCCATCCCGTTTCCGTGTGCGTACCTGTGAACCATAAGGTGACCCTGCGAGTCCGCGCTGAGGGCACAGGCATCCTCAATTACCAGTGGTTCTCTGAGGACGAAAACGCA GTACCTGGTGGCACTGAATCAAACCTGACAATTACAGCTACAAAAACCCAGCTTTTTGTGTGCAGAGTGAGTGACCACTTCCTCAACTATGTGTTCAGTGAATGGGTAAAGGTGAAGGTGCTGGACATTAGTAAATCAG gaTTACCTGTTGACTGGCAGGGAAATCCGCACATTGCTATTAACCCTAAACCTCAAACCATTCAGCGAGGCTCAAAACTCACTCTCCTCTGTGCTGCCTTTGGCATCCCCGCCCCTCACTACCAATGGTACCAAAATGGACAGCCTTTGCTGGACAAGACAAGTGACACGCTACAG ATTTCCCATGCAACCTCTGAACACGCAGGATCATACCTGTGCTCTGTATCTAATGTGCTGGAGGAAAGATGGACCGATGCAGTTGATGTTAACATTG TGCAACCTGACCAGCTTCCTCCCGCAGTGCTCACAG CTACTGATAAAGTTGCCCTTCTTATTGGCAATCTAAACTATTCCAACCACCCGGTCTTGATGGCGCCCCTGATGGACGTGCGGGAGTTGGCCAACCTGTTGCAGCAGCTTGACTTCAGGGTGGTTTCCTTGCTGGACCTCACCATGGGGGAGATGCGGTCTGCTATAGACAAGTTCCTGCAGCTCCTTGACAGAGGAGTTTATG GCCTTTTTTACTATGCTGGTCATGGGTATGAACATGCTGGGAGGAACTACCTAGTAGCTGTTGATGCTCCACAGCCGTATCGGCCTGAAAACTGCATCTGTGTGCAGAGAGTcatgcacaaaatgcaggaaaGGCAGACTGCGCTGAGTGTAATGCTTCTGGATACCTGCAGAAAATG GTACAACCAGAATTGCATACCTTCAGCTATTATGCCTCTTGGGCCAAGTGGGAACACAGTGTATGGTTATGCCAC atgTGAGGATGCTGAGGCATTTGAGGTTCAAGATGGTGGAAAGAGTACTGGAATCTTCACCAAGTACttgaacaaacacattttacagtCAGAAAAAGTCACGCATGTCTTGGAAAAGGTGTCTGAGG ATCTGGGTAAAGACCCCCTGGTCACGGGAAAACAGGCAGTGGAGATCAAACACACTCTGAAGGAACCTCGATCTCTTGCAGATCAGGTTCGAACCACCGGTCACACCAGAGAGCTACACCTACGAGATGTGTGTTGGAGGCAAGCGAATG AACTCCCACGGAAGAAGCAGCTGATGTTTCTTTGTGGTGTAGAAGTGGAACTGTGTTTCTCCGCTCTATTCTCAAACGTCCTGGTTGCTTTTGCTACTGTGAAAACCACAGACAGTCGTGTTCAGGACTGCACCATCACACTAAGCAGCATACCT CCAATTGAAGATATATTTTCCAAACCTGGTGGATCAGAGGAGATGGACTCACtactttttaataaatcttataaCCCAGACTGTTCTCTACGACTTTGCTCTCTTCAGAAGCTAAAG gAGTCATTGGTCATTAAGGTGGATCTTCACTATACTAACCAGGACAGTAAGCTGCGGCACACAGAAACTCAGCGGGTCAATATAGGAAAGCCTCTGGTTGCATCTTGTGAGCTGTACAGGGGCAATCATGTGGCGtctgacaaaagacaaaaagcaacGTCAGCTCGAACTGTggagaacatttcaaacagcaaAGCACCAACAAACCAGAGTCTGGCTTGTCATCCGTTCACTAGAAAGGCAGTGTGTGCTCCAAACCCTGCCACGCCTCGGAGCAACGAACCAGAGGAAAACGATGAAAATGAGCTACAAAACTTCTACTATCCGCCTTAG